Part of the Sinorhizobium sp. BG8 genome, GCCTGCGGCGTCGAGGGGGTCGGCGCTGGCAGCGCTCAAGCTTGCGTGCGATGCGCACGCGGCTGGCGATCGGGGTCTCGTGGGCCCGATGATCTTGGCCGCCCTGGGTTATTTCGAGGGCGGCAGGTAGGCGGTTTTCTTACATATTGATGAGCGAGCGTCGCACGCGTCCAACCACGCGGGGCTCGTTGTCGAAGTAGATCGGTTCAATGTTTGGATCGGTCGATACGGGTTCGAACCGCTGCGGCGGACCTGGGCGATACCGCTTGTACGTTGCGTTTCCTTCGCCGTCGTCGATGACGTAGCATCCGTTGTTGACTAGCTTTGTGTCTCCGCGATCGACGAAGATTATGCTCTCCGGTGGCGATATTCTGTCCATAGAATTCCCTTCCACGCGTAGGGCGATCCAGTCACCCTTCGGAAGGTCTGCGACTATCAGGCTGCCGAGGTGTTCGTCGGCCGCGTCATCCCTAGATAGTGTTCCCGCACTGACCCATGAAATCAGCGGGACGGTCTGAGGCGGCGTGGTCTCGTCCGCCGGCAACGGAAAGCCGGTGACCTCAGAGATGGCAAACATCTCCTTGGCGTCCAGAATTCGACGACCCTTCAGGATCTTGTTTATAAGCGAACGGTCCTCGCGCCACCCGAATCGATTATGAAGGCGACGGGTGACCTCGGCCTGTTTCAGCTTGCTGTGAGCCAGTGCGGCTTCGACCCAATTCTTGTCCATATCCTCATTGTAGCGATGTGTTGGCAACAAATCAGTTTCCAAGATCGCTACACTCCTCTTGCGTTCGTAGCTATTTTGGCTACATTGCGTGCATGGAACCTGCTCGCACCATCATCAATCGGCTAGGCGGCCCTAGCAAAGTGGCTACCATTACCGGCGTTCATCGTACCCGCGTGTCCAACTGGGCACGCGAAAAGACGGCTGGTGGCACGGGCGGCATCATCCCCTTCAAGCACGTTCGCACACTGCTTGCGGCCGCGCGCGAACAGGGTGTGGAGCTTTCCGCGGATGACTTCCTTCCGCGCGAGCCCAGCGAGGCCGCCGAATGAGCAGCCTCTCTTCCTTCCCTTCGCGTCCGGCTCGTCGTTCCGCCGGTTCGCGTCAGCGTCGGAGGCCTGCAACAGTCTCCGGCGCGCCTTTTTTTCATGCCCTATTCCCCGCGGCGCATGCCGGGATTCCTCCCCTCGGCTGTGCCGCACCTGGCGTCCCGTCGCATTCGTGGCCACGCGACTGCGACGGGGCGTCTCTTTTGGTTCATCCCTGTGCATGCGGGCCTCCGTGATCTGACCCGCTGAATCTCTCACTTCCGAATTCTTCCCGCCACGGGAAAACCCGCCCGGATTTCCCGGCGCGGGAAAGCCATGTCTTTTTCCAGAGGACGCCATGACCGACGCATTCATCATGAGACTGAAGGCCGCACAACGGGACCTGATCGAGGCCTGCGGCGGCGTGGAACGGGCGGCCGCAAAGTGCGGCTATTCCAAATCGACCGTGGGGCGGTGGTACGACCCGAACGATGGAACGGTGATGCCGATCCCGGCCGTCGTCACGCTGGAGCGCGATGCCCGCGCGCCCTTCCTCACGGCGGTACAGGCGGAGGCCAACGGGCGGCG contains:
- a CDS encoding S24 family peptidase, producing METDLLPTHRYNEDMDKNWVEAALAHSKLKQAEVTRRLHNRFGWREDRSLINKILKGRRILDAKEMFAISEVTGFPLPADETTPPQTVPLISWVSAGTLSRDDAADEHLGSLIVADLPKGDWIALRVEGNSMDRISPPESIIFVDRGDTKLVNNGCYVIDDGEGNATYKRYRPGPPQRFEPVSTDPNIEPIYFDNEPRVVGRVRRSLINM